The Terriglobia bacterium genome contains a region encoding:
- a CDS encoding fibronectin type III domain-containing protein codes for MTVKKLKALLGFHGTSDTDLIQQLLNAYQGLNGNSKFPTPTVDLVTFKSGIDTLATLVSDAADGGKKAITAKNKQRDVMIGQYTQLGHSVEAASNNDPAVFSTSGFVAAPTQRVPPQPLPPASIDWIDRGPVTGEVVVKVKGLPKAIDYSLQYAVVVTPGTLPTTWTLLTLPGSKKVTISNLTPGANYAFQVRALGRLGYTNWSDPVMFICG; via the coding sequence ATGACAGTTAAGAAGCTCAAAGCCTTGCTTGGTTTCCATGGAACTTCGGATACCGATCTGATCCAGCAGCTCCTGAATGCGTACCAGGGTCTGAACGGCAATTCGAAATTCCCTACTCCTACCGTCGATCTCGTGACCTTCAAGTCCGGTATCGACACCCTTGCGACCCTGGTTTCGGACGCGGCCGATGGCGGTAAGAAAGCCATCACCGCGAAGAACAAACAACGTGACGTCATGATCGGCCAATACACGCAACTCGGACACTCCGTCGAGGCGGCGTCGAACAACGATCCCGCGGTCTTCAGCACCAGCGGATTCGTGGCTGCTCCGACCCAGCGCGTTCCTCCGCAGCCGCTGCCTCCCGCGTCCATCGACTGGATCGACCGTGGTCCGGTTACGGGCGAGGTGGTGGTGAAGGTCAAGGGTCTTCCGAAGGCGATCGACTACAGCTTGCAATACGCCGTGGTGGTCACTCCGGGAACGCTGCCCACAACGTGGACACTGCTCACGCTGCCGGGTTCGAAGAAAGTCACCATTTCGAATCTGACTCCAGGCGCGAACTATGCATTTCAAGTTCGCGCCCTGGGCCGGTTGGGTTACACCAACTGGAGCGACCCAGTGATGTTCATCTGCGGCTAG
- a CDS encoding transcriptional regulator: MPQRIFRPVTPAVKARFAEEKMRHEWNAIREALPAVDAQFVKDTREALNCSRAIFARRLCMNERTLENWEQGRAKPNSQAAVLLLLVRHFPDTLERLRRIVAASITS; encoded by the coding sequence ATGCCGCAAAGAATTTTCCGCCCGGTAACCCCGGCCGTGAAAGCACGGTTCGCCGAAGAAAAAATGCGCCACGAGTGGAACGCAATACGCGAGGCGCTCCCCGCAGTGGATGCGCAATTCGTGAAGGACACCCGCGAGGCACTGAACTGCTCCCGTGCCATATTCGCGCGCCGATTATGTATGAACGAGCGTACGCTCGAAAACTGGGAGCAGGGCAGGGCGAAGCCGAATTCTCAGGCCGCCGTCCTGCTGTTGCTCGTCCGCCACTTCCCGGACACCTTGGAGCGATTACGCCGGATCGTAGCCGCGTCCATCACAAGCTAA
- a CDS encoding DUF433 domain-containing protein encodes METWIVADPDHLGGSPRVRGTRISVALILESLAAGMSIAEIVDAYPSLTEESVRGVLAELAHRPDLQPA; translated from the coding sequence ATGGAGACTTGGATCGTTGCTGACCCTGATCACTTGGGCGGAAGCCCACGAGTTCGAGGCACCCGCATTTCGGTCGCGCTTATTCTCGAGTCGCTGGCTGCCGGGATGAGCATCGCCGAAATTGTTGATGCTTATCCAAGTCTCACTGAGGAATCGGTGCGTGGCGTTCTTGCTGAACTCGCACATCGTCCGGATCTCCAACCTGCGTGA
- a CDS encoding DUF6152 family protein yields MTRGIRTFSGLLGILLMSMPLLAHHSFGAEYDVNKPITLTGVITKVEWTNPHSHFYLDVTDAQGKVVNWKFEGYNPAVLMRTGWKKDTTLKPGDKITVFGWQARDGGNWAHSREITLPGGRKLFFGPPAGTGDGGNTPAVEVH; encoded by the coding sequence ATGACGAGGGGTATTCGGACATTTTCCGGGCTGCTGGGCATATTGCTGATGTCGATGCCGCTGCTGGCGCATCACTCGTTTGGAGCGGAATACGACGTCAACAAGCCGATCACCCTGACGGGCGTCATTACAAAAGTGGAATGGACGAATCCGCATAGCCACTTCTACCTCGACGTAACGGATGCCCAAGGCAAGGTTGTCAATTGGAAGTTCGAGGGCTACAACCCTGCCGTCCTCATGAGAACCGGTTGGAAGAAAGACACCACGTTGAAGCCGGGCGACAAAATCACGGTATTCGGATGGCAGGCGCGCGATGGAGGCAACTGGGCTCACTCCCGCGAGATCACACTGCCGGGCGGCCGCAAGCTCTTCTTCGGACCTCCTGCCGGAACGGGCGATGGGGGAAATACTCCCGCAGTGGAGGTGCATTAG
- a CDS encoding DUF4136 domain-containing protein: MRIINIIALCAMLMISTFAVAQDIKTDHDHAIDFAKYRTFKWIKEPNPENPLMKQRIMEAVNAQLEAKGLTLAAGNADLGIAANTATRQEQTLDSFYGGFPGWGWRRYWGGPVVVDTYEVGTLLVDLFDTQNKQVVWWASASDTVSDKPETNSKNLDKAVEKMFKDFPPKSARKTD; the protein is encoded by the coding sequence ATGCGAATTATCAACATAATTGCGCTTTGTGCGATGCTGATGATTTCAACCTTCGCCGTCGCGCAGGACATCAAGACCGACCATGACCATGCCATAGACTTTGCCAAGTACAGAACATTCAAGTGGATCAAGGAGCCAAACCCTGAGAATCCATTGATGAAGCAGCGGATTATGGAGGCAGTTAATGCTCAGCTCGAAGCAAAAGGTCTGACGCTTGCAGCCGGCAACGCGGATCTCGGCATCGCCGCAAATACCGCAACAAGACAGGAACAAACCCTGGATAGTTTCTACGGCGGATTTCCCGGCTGGGGTTGGCGCCGCTACTGGGGCGGCCCGGTCGTCGTGGACACCTACGAAGTCGGGACACTGCTGGTCGACCTGTTTGACACCCAAAACAAGCAGGTGGTGTGGTGGGCTTCCGCCAGCGATACGGTTTCCGACAAACCGGAGACGAACAGCAAGAACCTGGACAAGGCGGTTGAAAAGATGTTCAAGGACTTCCCGCCGAAATCCGCGCGCAAAACGGATTAG
- a CDS encoding MFS transporter gives MKKSPLLPIFLIVLVDVLGLTIILPLLPFYAESMGATAGVVGLLVATYALCQLIAGPPLGHLSDRIGRRPVLLVSQIGTCIAFLILGFARVLWLVFLARIIDGLTAGNLTVAQAYIADVTEPENRAKAFGLIGIAFGIGFLIGPGVSGYLAQFNNTYPIFAAAALSFTSIMCTYFLLPSVIPHPHPELASNVSRWTAAMNSFKDRQLGPLLWQFFAFTFAFSTFFSGFALFAERRFMHNGMPFGTKEVGYLFAFSGLVGALIQGGGMGRLVKMFGESRLVQLGFATMAVSFALLSGVHGVPLLLAAIGLLTFGSAVLRPSLTSLITMRAERHQQGMVIGLMQSLMAIAQIIAPVIAGFLIQGELLAMWALAGGVFCATGWAFIILMR, from the coding sequence ATGAAAAAATCTCCTCTGCTTCCCATCTTTTTAATTGTTCTGGTTGACGTTCTCGGGTTGACCATCATTCTGCCGCTGCTGCCCTTCTACGCCGAATCGATGGGAGCCACCGCCGGAGTCGTCGGTCTGCTGGTTGCGACGTATGCGCTATGCCAGTTGATCGCCGGACCGCCGTTAGGCCATCTCTCGGATCGGATCGGGCGGCGGCCCGTGCTGCTGGTGAGCCAGATCGGCACCTGCATCGCATTTCTGATTCTGGGATTTGCGCGTGTCCTGTGGCTCGTCTTCCTTGCGCGCATCATCGATGGCCTGACTGCGGGAAACCTGACCGTCGCCCAGGCCTATATTGCCGACGTGACAGAGCCGGAAAACCGGGCAAAAGCATTCGGCCTTATCGGCATCGCCTTCGGCATTGGTTTCCTGATCGGCCCGGGAGTGTCCGGTTATCTCGCGCAGTTCAACAACACCTATCCCATTTTTGCCGCGGCAGCGTTGTCGTTCACGAGCATCATGTGCACGTACTTTCTTCTTCCTTCCGTCATACCCCACCCCCATCCCGAACTTGCAAGCAATGTCTCGAGATGGACCGCCGCCATGAATTCCTTCAAGGACCGCCAGCTTGGTCCACTGCTCTGGCAGTTCTTCGCGTTCACCTTCGCGTTCAGTACGTTTTTCTCCGGCTTTGCTCTATTCGCCGAGCGTCGATTCATGCATAACGGAATGCCGTTCGGTACAAAGGAAGTCGGATATTTGTTTGCCTTCTCCGGACTGGTCGGAGCCTTGATCCAGGGCGGCGGAATGGGAAGACTCGTAAAAATGTTCGGAGAGAGCCGGCTCGTTCAGCTCGGCTTCGCCACGATGGCTGTGAGCTTCGCGTTACTGTCAGGCGTGCACGGCGTTCCCCTGTTGCTTGCCGCTATCGGGTTGCTGACATTCGGCAGCGCAGTCCTGCGTCCCAGCCTCACTAGCCTGATCACGATGCGCGCTGAGCGCCATCAACAGGGAATGGTGATTGGTCTTATGCAATCGCTGATGGCGATTGCCCAGATCATTGCACCGGTGATTGCCGGATTTTTGATTCAGGGCGAGCTGCTGGCGATGTGGGCCCTGGCCGGCGGCGTCTTTTGCGCCACCGGCTGGGCATTCATCATATTGATGCGCTAG
- a CDS encoding YihY/virulence factor BrkB family protein codes for MIDRDFRQRLYGEIRNLIPLFRYLLLQTETHAFCLALAAAALLGFFPACLVMLAIFRNVLKWGRAYDVLLNTLREYFPVHQVFVVHNLDVYAKRMGHRTQLTSLLWVLLGAAGVFIPLETGLNRLWKIQEDRPYWMNQLMGFTLTVVCAALGLFFLSISTALHSLITYLPFELVRAAMSFIVIRTTMTCFFVVAIFALYKFLPNRKIDARQVLPAAILAGIMAEVVRIAYIKVVPELEPTQGPFAISVTFLLLVYFETFVLLGCAFLASETARYPWMGFLARKRTNLPPR; via the coding sequence ATGATCGACCGCGACTTCCGGCAGCGGCTCTACGGCGAAATCAGGAATCTGATCCCGCTGTTCCGCTATCTGCTGCTTCAAACCGAAACACACGCCTTCTGTCTTGCGCTCGCGGCCGCGGCGTTGCTTGGGTTCTTTCCAGCGTGCCTTGTCATGCTCGCGATTTTCAGGAACGTCCTCAAATGGGGTAGGGCCTATGATGTATTGCTGAATACCCTGCGAGAGTACTTTCCTGTACACCAGGTTTTTGTCGTCCACAACCTGGACGTTTATGCCAAGCGTATGGGTCACCGCACTCAGCTGACGTCATTGCTTTGGGTTCTGCTGGGTGCCGCCGGCGTTTTCATACCTCTCGAAACCGGGCTGAACAGGCTCTGGAAGATTCAGGAAGACCGCCCTTACTGGATGAACCAGCTCATGGGTTTCACGCTTACGGTAGTTTGCGCGGCGCTGGGCCTGTTCTTCTTATCCATTTCGACTGCTCTGCATTCTCTGATCACATATCTGCCGTTTGAGCTCGTCAGAGCCGCAATGAGTTTCATTGTGATTCGCACGACCATGACATGTTTCTTCGTCGTTGCGATCTTTGCGCTTTATAAATTTTTACCAAACCGGAAAATTGATGCGCGTCAGGTGCTTCCAGCAGCTATTCTGGCTGGAATCATGGCTGAAGTGGTCCGCATCGCTTATATCAAGGTCGTGCCGGAACTCGAACCGACGCAGGGACCTTTCGCGATATCCGTAACATTCCTGTTGCTCGTGTATTTCGAAACCTTCGTGCTGCTGGGTTGCGCGTTTCTCGCAAGCGAAACAGCACGATATCCCTGGATGGGGTTCCTGGCCCGCAAAAGAACCAACTTGCCTCCACGATGA
- a CDS encoding BON domain-containing protein, which yields MSEEVRHQLVMLPYYSVFDWLQAEVKGNGSITLMGEVTRPTLKDDAVTRVRRIEGAGTVTDKIEVLPLSNMDDQLRIAVYRSVYSFNSPLFRYATQSLPPIHIIVKNGDVTLKGIVANQADSDLANLAANQVPGVFSVRNELQIEGSTDERISER from the coding sequence TTGAGCGAAGAAGTCCGCCATCAGCTGGTCATGCTGCCCTATTACAGCGTCTTTGATTGGCTGCAAGCCGAGGTCAAAGGGAATGGGAGCATTACTCTGATGGGTGAGGTGACTCGTCCGACGCTCAAGGATGACGCGGTAACCCGTGTCAGGCGCATCGAGGGCGCCGGTACGGTAACGGACAAAATTGAAGTCCTGCCGCTTTCGAACATGGACGATCAGCTGAGAATTGCCGTATACCGGTCGGTGTACTCGTTCAATTCGCCGTTGTTCCGGTATGCAACGCAATCGCTTCCGCCAATCCACATCATCGTGAAGAACGGTGACGTCACTCTGAAAGGGATTGTGGCGAATCAGGCGGACAGTGATCTGGCCAACCTGGCGGCAAATCAGGTACCCGGAGTGTTCAGCGTCAGGAACGAATTACAGATCGAAGGCAGCACCGACGAACGGATCTCCGAGAGATAA
- a CDS encoding VTT domain-containing protein yields the protein MTRAFFISIFGGLMSWWGLGLLAALDSTLVVVIPLAVDIAVIVLASRTRDLFWLYPIIGALGSICGAALTFYIGRRLGEPGLEHFVPKGRLDRIRRRLEDKGAVALAVLDLLPPPFPFTACILAAGALEVSTPIFFVTLGLTRLLRFGIEAVLAFFYGRQIIGWLQSTTLEYIGIGLFVIAILATTIGVIGLVKKTRAHRGPSRSQPAA from the coding sequence ATGACACGGGCCTTTTTCATATCGATTTTCGGCGGCCTTATGTCGTGGTGGGGACTGGGGTTACTCGCCGCGCTGGACTCGACCCTGGTGGTCGTGATTCCGCTCGCGGTGGATATTGCCGTAATTGTTCTGGCCTCCCGGACCCGCGATCTGTTCTGGCTCTACCCGATTATAGGAGCCCTGGGTTCGATCTGTGGAGCCGCCCTCACTTTCTACATCGGCCGGCGCCTCGGCGAACCGGGGTTGGAACACTTTGTTCCAAAAGGACGCCTGGATCGCATCCGCCGGCGCCTGGAGGATAAGGGCGCGGTGGCGCTGGCGGTGCTGGACCTGCTGCCGCCGCCCTTCCCGTTTACGGCATGCATCCTGGCCGCCGGTGCACTGGAGGTCAGTACGCCGATATTTTTCGTGACGCTGGGGCTGACCCGGCTGTTGCGCTTCGGAATTGAAGCAGTGCTGGCCTTTTTCTACGGCCGGCAGATCATCGGCTGGCTCCAGTCAACCACCCTTGAGTACATTGGTATCGGCCTGTTCGTTATTGCCATCCTGGCCACCACCATCGGGGTGATCGGACTTGTAAAAAAGACCCGCGCCCATCGAGGCCCCTCGCGCTCGCAGCCTGCAGCTTGA
- a CDS encoding DedA family protein has product MTEHAVVQWITNYGYFGMFFLLIFGIIGLPVPDEWLLVISGYLAFRNVLGLFPTLAIAAIGSAGGLTVSYVLGRTSGDFVIRRYGRWLSIDDQKIQRVQHWFQNLGRWVLVVGPFIPGVRNLMGYVAGASKLGVRVFMRFAYAGALISSTSFVTFGYFAGRHVHWNYSRLPLIAIAAGVVFTASGAPLRIAFRIKNKLAPAAATTASRLAEASAQPACSPRK; this is encoded by the coding sequence ATGACGGAACACGCAGTCGTCCAGTGGATTACCAATTACGGCTACTTTGGTATGTTCTTTCTCCTGATTTTCGGAATCATCGGCCTTCCGGTGCCGGATGAATGGCTTCTGGTCATCTCCGGGTATCTGGCTTTTAGAAATGTTCTGGGCCTTTTTCCGACGCTGGCGATCGCGGCAATAGGCAGCGCGGGCGGCCTGACGGTGAGTTATGTGCTCGGCAGGACATCGGGTGATTTCGTTATACGGCGATATGGACGCTGGCTATCGATCGATGACCAGAAGATTCAACGCGTCCAGCACTGGTTTCAGAACCTGGGCCGCTGGGTGCTCGTGGTGGGTCCGTTCATTCCCGGGGTGCGGAACCTGATGGGCTATGTGGCCGGCGCTTCGAAACTGGGTGTCCGTGTCTTCATGCGTTTCGCGTACGCCGGCGCTTTGATTTCTTCGACCAGTTTCGTAACGTTCGGATACTTCGCCGGACGCCACGTGCATTGGAATTATTCGAGGCTTCCGCTGATCGCAATTGCGGCCGGTGTCGTCTTCACAGCTTCCGGGGCTCCATTGCGAATCGCCTTTCGGATCAAAAACAAACTGGCGCCGGCAGCCGCAACAACGGCCAGCCGGCTCGCCGAAGCGAGTGCCCAGCCCGCTTGCTCGCCGAGAAAATAG